The genomic stretch ATGAGCCGCTCGCTCTGGCGCGCAATCTGGCGCTGATCTCCGTCTCCTTCATCGGCCTCGTGCTGGGAACGCCGCGCGTGGTGGAAATCGTCACGCGCTCGGGGCGCGGCGGCGGCGCGGTCGCTGGAGGAACGCCGGAGGAGCTCGCCAAGACTCGGCGGCTGATCGACGGCGAGCTCGGCACGATTCTCACTCTGGTGCGCTCGCATCTCGACAGCAACAAGACCTATTCCGCCGCCCTCGCGAAAGGCCATAAGGAGCTCACCACGACGACGAGCCCGGATCAGATCCGCGCTGCCATCGTGCTGCTGATCGCCGAAAATCAGAAGATGCTGCGCGAGACCGAGGAGCATCAGCGCCGGCTGGAGGACTCGCAGCGACAGATCACGCAATTGCGCGCCGAGCTGGCCGAGACGCAGGAGCTCAATGTCCGAGATTCGCTGACGCAAGTGTTCACGCGCCGCCATTTCGACGACACGCTGGCGCGCGAGGCGAAGCTCGCGGCTTCGACGGCGAGCGCCTTGAGCCTCATCATGGCCGATATCGATCATTTCAAGAAGATCAACGACGGCCACGGCCATCTCATCGGCGACGAGGTGCTGAAGAACTTCGCCAGGACGATGACCAAGCATGTCGAGGAGAAGGACACGGTCGCGCGCTATGGCGGCGAGGAGTTCGCGATCATCATGCCCTCCGTCTCCTTCGCCGAGGCGAAAATGGCGGCCGAGCGCATTCGCACGGAATTCGAGAATAAGAAATGGGCGATCAAGGGCGGCGCGCCGATCGGGCGCATCACCGCCTCCTTCGGCGTCGCCCAGCTCGCCCCGCGCGAGAGCGCGGAGAGCCTGATTCAGCGCGCAGACGCCAAGCTCTATGTCTCCAAATCGCGCGGGCGCAATCTCGTCACTGTCGACGCCGATCTCTCGCCCCGTTGAATATTTCGACCAGACTGGTAGATTTATTCGACGTGGCGCGCGAGGCGCTTTTCCCCACTGAAGGCGACGAGCATGGAGACGAGCCGTTCCGGCGCTCCGGCCGATAGCGCGGCGACGATCGCCGAGCTTTTCTATCTGAAGCCGACCGACACAAAGCCGGTCTCCTATACATTCGAGCCGCCGCCGGGCGCGGGCTGGCAGAGCGGCGAATATTTGCCGCAGCAGACCAGAATTGCCGATGCGCGCCGCCACGCCGCGGACGCCGCCATCGATCGCGAAGGATTCCAGCTCCTCGAGGCGCCGACTCTGGTCGAGGACTTCTGGAGCGAGGCGCAATTGCGCGCGATCTATTATCCCGAGACCGAGGCGCTGCTGAAGCGGGCGCTCGGCGCGCGCGACGTCCATATCTTCGACCATACGCTGCGCAAGCGCATGCGCCCCGGCCCAATGAGCTTTAGGCGCTCGGTCGACGGCTCGCCGCGCGAGCCCGTGGGCCGCGCCCATGTCGATCAGACGCTCGACTCCGCGCCCAAGCGCCTGCGCGAGATCATGGGAGATGCGGCCGAGCGCTTCTCGCGCCCGCGCTTCGCCATCATCAATGTCTGGCGGCCCTTGTTCGGCCCAGTGGAGGACGCGCCGCTGGCCGTCTGCGACGCGCGCAGCCTCGCGCCGGACGATCTCGTCGCCTGCGATCTCGTCTTCCGCGACCGGCGCGGCGAGACCTACGCCCTCGCCTATTCGCCGCAGCAGCGCTGGTTCTATTATCCGCGCATGCGGCGCGGCGAGGTTCTGCTGCTCAAATGCTATGATTCCCGCGCCGATGTGGCGCGTTTTTCGCCTCACACCGCCTTCGACGATCCGGCGACGCCGCAGGGCGCCCGCCCGCGCGAGAGCATAGAGCTGCGCTGCTTCGTCGCTTTCGACGACTGACCCTCGCCGCAAATGCGGCCGAGCCTCGAGGACGAAAAATGAACGATATTCCCTATCGCGCCGCGCTCATCGTCGGCGCCGGCCCCGGCGTCGGCGCCTCCCTGGCGCGGCGCTTCTCCGCCGCCGGACTGAAGGTGGGCGTCGTCGCCCGCGAGGCGCAGCGGCTCGGCGCCGTAGCGGCGGCGACCGGCGCCGAGGGCTTTTCCGCCGACGCTACCGATCCCGCTTCGGTCGAGGCGCTGTTCAAAGCGGCGGAGGGCAAGCTCGGAGAGATCGACGTCGTCGTCTACAATGCCGGCGCGCGCATCCGCGGATCGCTCGCCGAGCTCGATCCAGAGGCGGTGCGGCGCGCTTTCGACGTCAACGCTTTCGGCGGATTTCTGGTCGCGCGCGAGGCGGCCAAGCGCTTCGAAAAGCTCGGGCGCGGCGCGCTCTTCTTCACCGGCGCGACCTCGAGCCTGAAGGCCTATGCGATCTCCGCGCCCTTCGCCATGGGCAAGTTCGCGCTGCGGGCGCTGGCGCAGAGCGCGGCGCGCGAATTGGGGCCGAAGGGGGTGCATGTCGCCCATATCGTCGTCGACGGCGTGATTCGCGACGCCGGCCGCGTCGATCCGGCCGACGCGACGCTCGAGCCCGACGCCATCGCCGACGCTTATCTCGACCTGCTGCGCCAAAAGCGCAGCGCCTGGTCCTTCGAGGTCGAGCTTCGGCCCTGGTGCGAGAAATTTTGACAAAAGCTGAATCTACGGCGCGACAAAATGTCGCAAAGTGGACCAAGGCGTGTTATCGTGAGCCGTCGACCCAGGGCGAGCGCCCGCGAGGAGCGGCCGCTCGTCCCCATAACGACGAATAAAATGGGGAAAGCGCTCATGAACACGATTACGGCTATCCTATCGATCGTCGCGACCTGCGCCGCCGTCACTGCCGCGATCACCGCTTTCGCGAATATGTGACTTCGGACAGTCATTGGAGGGCCTGCGAGCGTTCGTTTCATGCGCAGCCCCGCCTCACTCAGGTCTCGCCGACGCAGATGCGCCGGCGAGGCGAATGATCGGCTCACGGAATCTCGTCAACATCCGCGAGCCAAGCCGCCGCGCTCGAATCGCTGGGCGCGCGCCAGTCGCCGCGCGGCGAGAGAGAGCCGCCGGAGCTGACCTTCGGCCCATTGGGCAGAGCCGAGCGCTTGAACTGGCTCGTCGCGAAGAAGCGGCGCGCGAAGACGCCGAGCCAATGCTTGATCTCCTCGACGTCATAGGCGCGGCGTTCGTTAGCGGGAACATCGACGGGCCAATGCCCGGCCGCGGAGTCGCTCCAAGCGTGAAAGGCCAGGAACGCCGTCTTGGCCGGCGCGAAGCCGTAACGCGTCGTGTAGAAGAGATTGAAGTCCTGCAGCGCATAGGGGCCGACGACATCCTCCGTGCGCTGGACGCTCGCGCCCGGCACCAGCTCCGGCGAAATCTCCGTGCCGAGAATGTCGCGCAGCACGGCGACGGTGTCGTCGCCGAAATGCGCGTCGCGCGCGCACCAGCGAATGAGATGCTGGATCAGCGTCTTCGGCACCGAGGCGTTGACATTGTAATGCGACATTTGATCGCCGACGCCATAGGTGCACCAGCCGAGCGCGATCTCCGAGAGGTCGCCTGTGCCCAGCACCAGCGCGTCATGTCGATTGGCGAGGCGGAACAGCAGAGAGGTCCGCGCGCCGGCCTGCACATTCTCATAGGTCGTGTCATAGACGGGCTCGCCGCGCGCGGCGGGATGGCCGATGTCCTCGAGCATTTGCCGGCAGGCGGCCGTCACATCGATCTCTTGCGCGGAGACGCCGAGCGCGCGCATCAGCCGCCAGGCGTTGGCCTTGGTGCGGTCGGTGGTGGCGAAGGCCGGCAGCGTATAGGCGAGAATATTCTCGCGCGGCAGGCCCAGCGCATCGAAGGCGGTGACGGCGACCAGCAGCGCGTGAGTGGAATCGAGCCCGCCCGAGACGCCAATGACGAGGCGCTGAAAATTCGCCGCGGCGAGCCGCTGGCGCAGGCCGTGCGACTGAATATTGAAGGCCTCGAAGCAGAGCTCGGCGAGGCGCGCTTCATCGTCCGGCACGAAGGGAAAGCGCGCGACCTCGCGAAGCAGGCCGAGATTCTTGTCGCGCGGCGCGTGCAGCTCGAAGGCGATGCGGCGAAAACTGGTGGCGCCGGCTTCAATATCCGCGCAATCGCCAAAAGTGACCTGACGCATGCGCTCGGCCACGAGCCTCCCCAAGTCGATGTCCGCGAGAATGAGCTGCGGATCATCGGCGAAGCGCTTCGCTTTGGCGAGCAGCGCGCCATTCTCATAGATCATCGCCTCGCCGTCCCAGGCGAGATCAGTGGTCGATTCGCCCTGCCCTGCGGCCGAATAGAGATAGGCGGAAAGGCAGCGCGCCGAATGGGCCGAGCAGAGCGTCGCGCGACAATCGGATTTCCCGACAATGGCGTTGCTGGCCGAGAGATTGAGCAGCACGGTGGCGCCGGCGAGCGCCGCCCGCGTCGAGGGCGGGATCGGAACCCAAACGTCCTCGCAAATTTCCGTATGGATCGCGAGGCCGGGAAAATCGCTCGCCTCGAGCAGCACGTCGGAGCCAAAAGGCGCGGTCTGGCCGGCGATCTCTATCTCCTCGCCGGCGATAAAGGCGCCGGAGGCGAAATGGCGCCTCTCGTAGAACTCGCGATAATTGGGCAGATAGATTTTCGGCGTGACGGCGAGGATCTCGCCGCGCCGCAGGATCAGCGCGCAATTATAGAGACGCCCGCGCCAGCGCAGCGGCGCGCCCACCGCGATCAGCGGCTGCAATGCGCGGCTCGCCTCCAGCAATCGTCCGAGCGCCGCTTCCACCGCGTCCAGCAGCGCGGTCTGATGCAGAAGGTCGTCGACGGCGTAGGAGCTGAGCCCGAGCTCGGGAAAAAGAACCAGCGAAGCGCCTTTCGCGTCCGCCTCGCGGACCATGTCGATCGTGCGCGCGACATTGAAAGCGGGATCGGCGACGCGCGTGCGCGGGCCGGCCACGGCGACGCGAACGAAGCCATGCGAATGGAGCGAGAAGAAAGGATGCGTCATGCGCGCGATTATAGGGCCGCGGCGGCCATGGCGTGAAGGCGCGGCGGCGCGCCTAATTCACGGAGATTGGTTTCGGTGAGATTATTTCGACCATGCGTCCAGCGCATCGGCGAAGACGCGCTCGCCGCCGGGGCCTTTCTCCAGCGAGATCGTCGCCGCGCGGCCGTCCTCGAGCTGCATCGGCAGATCGAGCACCATGGGCGCGCGCAACAGCACGACGTTGCGCGCCTCGCGATTGCCGCGCAGCAGGCCGATGAGAAAGGCGTTGTCGGTGATCGGCACGGGAACGCCGGCGACCTGCTCGCCCGACTGCGCCTCCGGCCGCCGCATCTGCATCGGCCCGATCGCCTTGACGCGCTTCAGCTCATTGCCCGGCCCGAGACTGAAAGACAGATTCACCGTATGCGAGGCGGACAGCGTCGGATCGAGATTCTTCTGAATAACGATCGTCGTCTTCAGCTTGGCAGTCGGGAAATCGATCTCGCCGCGGATCGCCGGCGAGACCGGCTCGCCCGGCCCGGCCGGCATGCTGTCCAGCCGCCAGACGACCGTGCCGGGGAAAGTCTTGACCTTGGCGGCCTCCTCAGGCGCCGCGACCCAGAGCTCGGCCTTTTGCGCGACGGCGACCGGCTGGCTGCGCTGCTCGGAGGGCGTGCGCGAGGGCGGCGCCGCATCGCTGTCGCCGCCGATGCGGTCGGCGAGCTTGCCGCCCTCCTCGCTCTCCACGGGGGCGGGCTCCGGCTGCAGCTTGGCGAGATCCTCGGGACGCTCGCGGAATTGCAACGCCAGAACGGCGACCAGAGCCACCACCGCGGCGAGCACGCCGCCGATGACGATGACGCGGCGCGAGACGCTGGCGGGCTCCGGCAGAGGCGGAAGCGGCGCTGGCGGCCGCTGCGGCTGAGTCGGCGCCTCATCCGCCGGGGCGGGCTTCTCGGCGGGCGTCGCTTTCTCTGCGAAGACGAGCTTTTCCGGCTTCGGCGCGGCGGGGGGCAACGCGGCGGGCTCCGCGCTTTTGGCCGGCTCTTTCCGCTCCTGCTCGGGAGCGCGAGTCTCCTTGGGCGCAGGCGCGGCGGTGGGCTCACGCCCGCTCTGCTCGCGCACGACCTCGAGCTCGAGGCGCGCAATGGCTTCGTCCAAAGCGCGGCCTTCGGCCTCTATGTCCTCCTC from Methylosinus sp. C49 encodes the following:
- a CDS encoding CmcJ/NvfI family oxidoreductase, translated to METSRSGAPADSAATIAELFYLKPTDTKPVSYTFEPPPGAGWQSGEYLPQQTRIADARRHAADAAIDREGFQLLEAPTLVEDFWSEAQLRAIYYPETEALLKRALGARDVHIFDHTLRKRMRPGPMSFRRSVDGSPREPVGRAHVDQTLDSAPKRLREIMGDAAERFSRPRFAIINVWRPLFGPVEDAPLAVCDARSLAPDDLVACDLVFRDRRGETYALAYSPQQRWFYYPRMRRGEVLLLKCYDSRADVARFSPHTAFDDPATPQGARPRESIELRCFVAFDD
- a CDS encoding SDR family NAD(P)-dependent oxidoreductase translates to MNDIPYRAALIVGAGPGVGASLARRFSAAGLKVGVVAREAQRLGAVAAATGAEGFSADATDPASVEALFKAAEGKLGEIDVVVYNAGARIRGSLAELDPEAVRRAFDVNAFGGFLVAREAAKRFEKLGRGALFFTGATSSLKAYAISAPFAMGKFALRALAQSAARELGPKGVHVAHIVVDGVIRDAGRVDPADATLEPDAIADAYLDLLRQKRSAWSFEVELRPWCEKF
- a CDS encoding GGDEF domain-containing protein — protein: MKLDSRSWALVASCALVAAAGMFALSRAGFFSAPDPSSLWSWSLDNWETTAVGASGERFRIAHEPLALARNLALISVSFIGLVLGTPRVVEIVTRSGRGGGAVAGGTPEELAKTRRLIDGELGTILTLVRSHLDSNKTYSAALAKGHKELTTTTSPDQIRAAIVLLIAENQKMLRETEEHQRRLEDSQRQITQLRAELAETQELNVRDSLTQVFTRRHFDDTLAREAKLAASTASALSLIMADIDHFKKINDGHGHLIGDEVLKNFARTMTKHVEEKDTVARYGGEEFAIIMPSVSFAEAKMAAERIRTEFENKKWAIKGGAPIGRITASFGVAQLAPRESAESLIQRADAKLYVSKSRGRNLVTVDADLSPR
- a CDS encoding NAD(+) synthase; translation: MTHPFFSLHSHGFVRVAVAGPRTRVADPAFNVARTIDMVREADAKGASLVLFPELGLSSYAVDDLLHQTALLDAVEAALGRLLEASRALQPLIAVGAPLRWRGRLYNCALILRRGEILAVTPKIYLPNYREFYERRHFASGAFIAGEEIEIAGQTAPFGSDVLLEASDFPGLAIHTEICEDVWVPIPPSTRAALAGATVLLNLSASNAIVGKSDCRATLCSAHSARCLSAYLYSAAGQGESTTDLAWDGEAMIYENGALLAKAKRFADDPQLILADIDLGRLVAERMRQVTFGDCADIEAGATSFRRIAFELHAPRDKNLGLLREVARFPFVPDDEARLAELCFEAFNIQSHGLRQRLAAANFQRLVIGVSGGLDSTHALLVAVTAFDALGLPRENILAYTLPAFATTDRTKANAWRLMRALGVSAQEIDVTAACRQMLEDIGHPAARGEPVYDTTYENVQAGARTSLLFRLANRHDALVLGTGDLSEIALGWCTYGVGDQMSHYNVNASVPKTLIQHLIRWCARDAHFGDDTVAVLRDILGTEISPELVPGASVQRTEDVVGPYALQDFNLFYTTRYGFAPAKTAFLAFHAWSDSAAGHWPVDVPANERRAYDVEEIKHWLGVFARRFFATSQFKRSALPNGPKVSSGGSLSPRGDWRAPSDSSAAAWLADVDEIP